The genomic region gggggagggtgtcTTTCCTCACTAGAGTGTGAGCTTCTGTCATAGATATTAGAGCTTCAAGGGACCCTAGAAGCCACCTAATCCAcaccctttattttacagctgggaaatgaagacccagagaagggaagcaacttgaccaaggtcacatacagGTGGGAAAGAACAGAACTGAGATTTTAACCCAAGGTCTCTAACtccaaataaaaatgttaaagaagaatttgagctccttgagggaaggcacAGTGCCAGACAGTTCTTAAAGTTCATCTATTTATCTACAGGGGAAGCTGGTagcactggagtcaggatgacttgagttcaaaaattCATTCTCAagaactggctgtgtgaccctgggcaagtcacttaacctctgtttgcctcaaatttcctcaaccgtaaaatggggaacataatagcacctaccttgaagggtgttattgtgaggatcaaatgagatatttgtaaaacatttagcactgtgtctggcacatcgAAAGCTCTGTATAAAGGcttgtttcccttcccttttcctttttatctcttgatTTTCCCCTGATACTAGGAGTAACCATAGCCTTAGtctgggaaagtctcttaatTGATTTAATCCACCAAAAAGCCTTTGGtaaatttggctttcttcttacTTAATGGCTAGAAGAGCAGATATTAATTAAACCAGTAGTAAATCATTAGCACTGACTTTAACATTCAAAATTTAGTCGAATAGAAAACATTAAAGAGATACCTGGTTATTTCCCTAAAAACCATTCATCTAAATTAATAACTAATCTAAATTTAATCCTTTCAGTTTGGTCTACTCTTCTTTAAACCCTTCAGGACTGTCAATTCCCACCTCCTCCTTAGGCCTCTAAGCCATAATTCTGCAAGAGCTCCCCTTCTTACCAACAGCGTCCGCCCCTACTTTCTGCAGAAACCGACACTCTGCAATGGTTTCATAGTTGGGCCCTCCCACCATAACATAGGTTCCTTCCTGCAGTGGTCGTTCCTGTTCCATTTCCTCCCATATGCAATGGGCCTTCTGTCTCAGAATCCTGTCATAGGCATCAGACATGGGAGGAAACCTTTCTCCAAACCTGAAGCAAAGAATGAGAACTGTGGACTCGTCTTAGATAAAAAGGGAACGCTCCTCTGACCACCGAGTGCAGAGGATCAGTTTTAGCTCCATCCTCTATGAATGAAGTCCATATACATACCTCTCATCATTGGGGCCTCTGAGTGGATTTTGGCCACTGAGGCCAGCCAAGTTGATATGATCTCGGATCAGCATAATATCCCCAACTTCATATTCAGGGTTCAGCCCACCAGCAGCATTGGTAACAATTAAAGTATGCACATTCATAAGATGGAAAACCCTCACAGGGAATGCTACCTGAGGAGTcaaaaggagaaaagtgaggcacCCAGGAATTCTACCAATCCACAAAAGCCCCAAAGCCCAAGATAGcatgagaaagatggagagaaagaggataACACTGTgtagaaagaaccttaaaggtAATTTTGTCCagcccttccattttacagagaataaGACTGAGGCcttgggaagttaaatgattcacccaaggttacacaggaagTAGCATAGCTAAAATTTAAACCCAcgccttttgactccaaatccaaggttcTTTGCCACTATGCCCAATATGGAAGAAACTGTGGATCAAGAAGAGataactgggcagctaggtgacacagtgagtagagcaccggccctggagtttggaagacctgaattcaaatgtgacctcagacacttgacacacttactagctgtgtgaccttgggcaagtcacttaaccccaattgccctcccttccccactccaaaaataaaaagattaaaaaaaagagataactATGCTGTCACGGAAGGGACCAAATATAGGAAGTCTAATCATGTTATCTCCTTGacatattattattttccttcagcTTTAGACACATCCTTCTCTAACCAGCCCCTACAATTCAGATGTCAGGGTACAAAGCCTCCCTAGTAACCTCAATCCTCCAGGCCTGGCTATTCTCTCAAATGCCCAGACCCACATCACACCAATATTTAAAAGCCACAAATCTCTCAGAACCAAAGTAATGGGCCAGAGACTCTGATGATTACACAGCTAAGGAAACAGGTACTGGATAATatctagaaagcaaaggaaaggtGAGCGAATGACTCATGAGGTTGGTATTAATGACTGAAATCGTTCCCCCTTTCTAATAGGAATTACCCACCTGTGTCTAGGCATCAGACTCACCTTCCAGAGTGGGTAACCTTCATATGAGTGGAATCGGCCCTGCATCATAACACAGCACTTGTCACTTAAGTATCCGAATACCAGCCGCCCTGCATGCCCTGGTACtacatgggaaaaagaaaagggaaccaGGATCATTCAACAGGAGTTGTTTCTCATGTTCTGGGCCTCTGAAAGGACAGTAAGTGAATGGTTCTTCAGGGTCTATGGCCACCcccagagaaaatgaaaatatgacCTACCTACTTCACATCTTCCAGAATAAGACCCTATGATAGAGGAAAGGAATGTCTCTGGTGTTTTCTTTCTGGAGTATAAGGATAGCGTTATACTGGTTCTTAGCTACCCAGCTGCCTAAACTCCCAACCAAGAAGTCTCAGGGACCCAGAAAGGAACAAATCAGGACAGATTAAGAGGGAAGGGTAGAGAATGGCCTATTAGTAAGAGAAAGATAAGCCAAAGGACTGGTTTTCTGTTCCTACCTCATATAATAACTATTATTAGTCAGTCTCTTAATTGTCATTTCCAGAAAAAGTGGCCAACCTAACCGTTCCAGAAATAATAAATGGCCTCAGAGATGGGGTATACTCAAAAGGGGAAACCAGAAATGTAGAGCTTCTACTTGGAGGCAGGGATTGAGGGAAAGGTAGGTTAGCACGTAATGGCAGACATGAAgggaaaagagcatcaataaacttttttttaaattcagagaaaaaaagtacGGAAGGTGACATAAGAgcaattttgtttctaatttgttAAATTTGGTATATATCTCTTCAAAAATTGCATATAAACTCAGTTTCTAATTCCCTTTCATGACCTTCTTGGTGTGCTGAAATATCGGTATTTGATGATGATTGTTAAGctcaaattttttttgaagtgggaaaaggacatttttaaaaatcagcacaAAGCATATACAGCCAGTACCCAGGTGGGGGcagaagtgaatagaaaactACCACTGGTATCCTCACAAACAGAGTATCATGGAAGTATATGGGAGCCAACTTCATTGTCTTTCAGAGAACTGGGCCTTCTATCCGTATTGGTTGTGGGGCATTTTTTCCATGCCTTTCTGAATACCTCTTGTTTCCTTTCCCACCACTTCTCTGGATTCTTCTTACTTTGAAGAGTTTAGAAAATGTTCCTTAATTAAAGCCTTGGATTCTCCAAGGGAAAAAGAAGATAGGGATctaagaaatcaataaaaaccaAAAGCACCCTATACTACTTCTTCTTTATTTCACTAATTATAGTTCTCCACACCTCCAACTTCTTGCCAGGCAATATGGACAGCTAGACAACCCAAGACCAAAATGAACTCATTCTCATTTCCCAGAAAGACAACATGAGAGAGACTATTATTCCATATTACAGGAAGTCTCCTGGTTACCAAACGCCTACAGTACTCTGCCCAAGTCAGAGGGCCAGTCAGATGCTGGTCTTGTATATGTTCTGCCTGTGTTTACATTTATCTGTTTGTATGCtttcacaaatatatacataaaatataaaagagcttatatgtttttaaatagcacatatatattcttatgtatgtacatgtttaatagctttaatagcttaaagctgAACTAAGGCTTTAGGGATGCCTTAAACATAACTTTAGGTATATAGGAAGAAACTGCATGCTACTAAAGTTATggaaagtggcagagctaggcTGGAGTGAattagaagagaaggagagaatttaggaaCATATGAGTTATACTGCCATAAGCAAGAAGTCAAATATATGCTAATACAGACATGTCTATCTCATGAAACATGAAAGACATTCACATATCCTGTATGTGCCTTGATGGAAATGTTTTCTCACACCTGGGAATTGAGTTCTATCAAACCACTCCCAAAACCTAGCAATGGTCCTTCCTAATTTTGATGGGTTTTTGTCACCTCTTGATGCCTTTTTATACGAGAAGACAATAGTTTTAGTATTGGGGCAAATATTGAGACTACAAGGATTTGTCTTTagttatgaaaacattttttccttagGCCTTTTGACTTTATTCTCCACATCCCACCTAGGTTCCCAGATCAAATTCTCTGCTCCCCAAATCTACCAGCATCATCCTTGTCAGTACCTGTGCTTTCAGGGAAGTTGGGTATCTCACTGTAGTCAAAGGCCTGGAATTCGGTCAGTCTATCCGCCAATCCCCCCAATCCAGAACCACAGATCACTGCAATTTCTGGTCGAAATTTAGTATGGGATAAAAGCCACTCAGCAGTTTCCTTATAATCCTCATACTTGAATCTAGGAAAGAGAAAAGACTCATTAAATAAACTGAAAGGGACAACGAAAAGTAAAGAAGGGAAAGGCTAATATGAAATCAGGCAATCCCCAGAATTAAGTATTCAAGGAAAACTATTCATTGACAGATGGCTGgtaagggggtggggggtagggagggatgGGCAGACAGTCACATCTCCTTGGTTCTTCTCCCCTCCAGTTACTCAGAATGCCTATGGCCTCCTATCTTCCTTTGAGGCTCCAGAGAAAGATAACTTTTATCTTGGGGAAGGAATTGAGAGTTTTGGCATTGGAGATCAGAGCTTTTGTCAAGTGACTGAAGAGAGGTTACAGCGATTTAGAGTACACAGAGGTTAAGAGCACAGCACAAGGGTTGTGGTTCCTAGTTGTAGTGATCTTCAGCAAACcaaattcagtttcattttcaattgttgttgtcatttttcagttatctgTCCAACCTTCCGAGACCCCATTTgctattttcttggcagagatactggggtggtttgcat from Trichosurus vulpecula isolate mTriVul1 chromosome 8, mTriVul1.pri, whole genome shotgun sequence harbors:
- the LOC118828654 gene encoding purine nucleoside phosphorylase-like, encoding MENQFKYEDYKETAEWLLSHTKFRPEIAVICGSGLGGLADRLTEFQAFDYSEIPNFPESTVPGHAGRLVFGYLSDKCCVMMQGRFHSYEGYPLWKVAFPVRVFHLMNVHTLIVTNAAGGLNPEYEVGDIMLIRDHINLAGLSGQNPLRGPNDERFGERFPPMSDAYDRILRQKAHCIWEEMEQERPLQEGTYVMVGGPNYETIAECRFLQKVGADAVGMSTVPEVIVARHCGMRVFGFSLITNKSVLDYESQETANHEEVLAAGRLAAKKLEEFVCTLVENMQPPSEKTF